The Flavobacterium psychrotrophum region GGTGCCGTGATTATTAATGTACCAGATGTAGTGCCACATACAGGATCTACAGGGGTTGCAGTTGGAGATAACGGTCCGGCCGGAGCAGGATTAATCACGTAAACAGGGCTAACCGAAGTACATCCCTGAGTATTCCTTACCGTAACAGTATAACTTCCCGAAGGAAGTGTAAATAATGTGCCTGACTGGAATGTAACGCCATCTACACTATACTCATATTGGGCACCCAGCGGGGCAGTTACTGTAAGTGTTCCCGTTGTTGACGCACAGGTTAGAGGATTGGCAGGTACTGCCGTTGCAGCTATTGGCGCGGCCGGAGCAGGATTAATAACATATGGTGCACTAACTGATATACAGCCCTGTGTATTCCTTACCGTAATAGTATAACTTCCTGATGGCAGTGTAAACAATGTACCCGATTGGAATGCAACACCATCTATACTATATTCATATTGGGCACCCAGCGGGGCGGTTACCGTAAGTGTTCCCGTTGTTGATGCACAGGTTAGAGGGTCGGCAGGTACTGCTGTCGCAGCTATTGGCGCCGCCGGAGCAGGATTAATAACATATGGTGCACTAACTGATATACAGCCCTGAGTATTTCTTACCGTAACGGTATAACTTCCTGAAGGGAGTGTAAACAATGTACCCGATTGGAATGTAACGCCATCTACACTATATTCATATTGGGCACCCAGCGGGGCGGTTACTGTAAGCGTTCCCGTTGTTGATGCACAGGTTAGAGGATCGGCAGGTACTGCTGTCGCAGCTATTGGCGCCGCCGGAGCATTGCCAATTGTATAAACCGGACTAACCGAAGTACAGCCCTGGGTATTCCTCACCGTAATGGTATAACTTCCTGATGGCAGTGTAAATAATATTCCTGGTTGGAATGTAACACCATCTATACTATATTCATATTGTGTACCAAGCGGGGCAGTTACTGTAAGTGTTCCCGTTGTTGATGCACAGGTTAGAGGATCTGTAGGTAAAGCCGTTGCAGCTATTGGCGCAGCAGGAGCATTGCCAATTGTATAAACTTGGCTAACCGAAGTACAGCCCTGTGTATTCCTTACCGTAATGGTATAACTTCCTGATGGCAGTGTAAACAATATTCCTGGTTGGAATGCAACGCCATCTACACTATATTCATATTGGGCACCCAGCGGGGCGGTTACTGTAAGTGTTCCTGTTGTTGACGCACAGGTTAGAGGATCTGTAGGTAAAGCCGTTGCAGCTATTGGCGTGGCCGGAGCAGGATTAATAACATATGGCGCACTAACTGATGTACAGCCCTGGGTATTCCTTACCGTAACGGTATAACTTCCTGATGGCAGTGTAAACAATGTACCCGATTGGAATGTAACACCATCTATACTATATTCATATTGGGCACCCAGCGGGGCGGTTACTGTAAGTGTTCCCGTTGTTGATGCACAGGCTAGAGGATCTGTAGGCAAAGCCGTTGCAGCTACTGGCGCGGCTGGGGCATTGCCAATTGTATAAACCGGGCTAATCGAAGTACAGCCCTGTGTATTCCTTACCGTAACGGTATAACTTCCTGATGGCAGTGTAAACAATATTCCTGGTTGGAATGTAACACCATCTATACTATATTCATATTGGGCACCCAGCGGGGCAGTTACTGTAAGTGTTCCCGTTGTTGACGTACAGGTTAGAGGATTTGCAGGTAGAGCTGTAACATTTACAGCCGGAGTCACCTCAAGCTGAGCAGCATTAGTAATTAAAGTACAACCGGGAGTGGTTATAACACAATAGTATTGAGTGTCATCAAGATTAGACGTTACACTATTTACAGTAAGTATAGCAGTAGTAGCCCCGGAAAAATTGGCTCCTGTTACATTTACCCACGCTCCGGAAACAAGCATTTTCCACTGATATGTAGCACCCTGAGCCGGTGCCACAACTGTAGAAAATGTAGCCTGCCCTCCGGCACATACTATATAATCCTGAGGCTGTGTTATTACATCTACCACAGGACCTCCCGTAGCAGGTGGGCCGTTGGGCTCACCAAGGTCACTACAATTCATCCCAACAATATCCCAGTCAGCAGCCCTATAAGCTGTTGTAGGCGCCACAATACCTGTATTAGACTTACGCTTTACAGTATAACCTGCATTACTGGGTGCTTTAGAAATATCTATAACCACACCATTCTTTTTTAGCCTGAATACATCATTACCATTTATACCAGACCCCATTGTTGCGTCGACACGTGCAGTACAACCCGGGTCGCCGCCATTATTACGTGAAACTACATTATAAGTAGACTCTGGATCTATAGATCCCTGTAAAATAAGAGTATAATCCGGCACTAAAGCAGGATTAGTAAGATCTGTAAAATTATCTCCAAAACGCTCTAGAACATACTCTCCATTGAAATCTATTGTAGTTGTAGAGGATGGATTAGTAAGCTCTATCATTCCATAACTTAGTGGTACATGGTCATATAACTCTGATATATAAATCTCAGGGGTTATACAGGCAGAAGTCAGTACTGTAAATACACCTCCTGTTGCCACGCACCCATTTGTGGTAACCCTTATTGTACCGGTTGAAGCCCCGGCAGGAACCGCTGCCAAAATCTCTGAATCGGATACTACTGTATATCCGGGTGATTGTATTCCGTTAAAACGCACAGACGATGTGCCTATACCAAGATTGAAGCCTGAACCATTTATTGAAATGATTGTACCTACCGGTCCGCTAGAGGGAGTATAGGTGTTTACAAAAGTATTTGTACAGGGTTGTTGGGCTGTTGCAGTAATTGCAAAAAGCAAAAAAAAGACACACCACAGCTTTGAGAACGGCTGAAATAGTTTTTTACTTGTCATAATGTCATATTGGTTTACGCACGTAAAATGCCACGCAATATATCATACAATAAATGAAAAAGAGTTAATGTTACTTTACCAAATAGTTAGTTGATTGCTCATAACTAAAACACAAATATTTAAAAAACAGGCATTTAACTCACAAAAAACTCATGGAGGTGATACTCTTGCTTTTTAAGCCAACTAATTGCATGCTTAAAGTATAAATCCTGTAAATTTTTGTAGTGATTCGCTATCCCTTTGGAGATTATAAGGTGGAATAAATAGAAAACCCCTTAAATCATACGATTTAAGGGGTTTTTAGTCGGGGTGGCAGGACGATGCCTACTCTCCGCAAATATCTTTATATCAATCCCTTGATAATCCCTTTTGCAATCCGCTCACCGTTTTGCTCACATTTAAGCTATTCGGTAACGGGTGCAAATATAGGCTTTTTTACAATAAAATAAAGTATTGTATGGAAATTTTGCCTTGATTCGTGATAGTCCTTAATTTTGATTTTTTTTCTATTTCTTTATACTCATAGAGCAATCACCTTACCGTCCTCATATTCTGCTACCATAACGCCAGCCTTGCTGTAAACTAATGGTTGCCCTTTCGCAAACAAGATTCGCCTTGTGTTTTCGCTAATATCCTGTCGCCAAACTTCCTTTTCTTCGTCAGTCATATCGAAGAAATTCTTTTTCATTCTACCTTTCCCTATAAAATCTTCTTCTTTGATTATTAATTCCATAAAAGTTTTAATGGTAATTAACTAATTGTCCTAAAAATAATGATTTTTTAGGATTAAATACTGCATACTTATTCTTCTTGTTTGAGTTTCTGATGCAGCGCATAACACTCGTCCAGAATGATTGACTCCTCCATTGGGATTAGTTGATACGCGAGTCCTAGCACGCATGAGATATTAGTATGCGATACCGACATTGATGAGGGCAAAATATCCTCTTCGGCTTCAAGGGCTGCCATACAGACCTTCATGATATCCATAATAGTCAAGATTAGGTCATTGTATCCTGAGAAACTCAATTCCACACCAAAACCTTCCCTGCGGAAGCGTTCATTACAAACATTGAATTGGCTGGCATTTTTAATTCTTTCTGCGAAGTCTAATGCTTCTTTGATTTTATCATTTTCCATAGCTTATAAAATTAGATGTGATTTATAGAGTGCATCGAGTTTGGCAAAAGCCAGTTGTTTTATTTCCCAAAAACAATCCGTGCAGCGCAATTCCAGTTCGTTGCTGTCTTCAATAGCGTATTGGTTTACTACTTTATAGCGTATCATATCAGGATTAGCCGATAGCAACAGGTACATTGAGTTATCATCTTCCCGACGGAAATACAATGAGAAATCTTTATCGGTAATAAATTGCAGCAGCGCAAACAGATGCCCAATATTTACGCGGTTTGGCCTGTAGCCAAGAAATAGTTCTATGAAACCAAGGCAACTGTTTACGATAGCCTGGTGCAGCATTGTGTTTTTCAATAGTGCGTCATCGGGATTGGTAAGTGACTTAGCCGTATTAAAATGGCTTTCTGCCAACAGCGCACGGTTGCGCCAGTAGTTTACCGAATACTCTAAATCCTTTTCAAACGGTTGGTCGGTAATATTTAAATCACTGCCCACTTGAAAACCATTAGCCGTAAGTTTGTTGAAAAACCATCGGTCGTTATCACGCTTTTTAGGCATTGACTGTTTACGGTGTAGCAGCACTGTAACCTTGTGCTTTTTACCAAAAGCATCCCTTACCTTGGCTTCAATCATAGCAGCGGGGTTGTCTTTCGGTTCGAGAGTATAAACTAACAGGTAAAAGTGATAACCGGGGTTGAAGTAATTAGACTTCGTTTTTTTAATTTCAGTATTAAATAGTTTGTAGCCAAAGCAGAAGACCGCCCTTGTCTTGATATAATCTTTGATAATGCCGTTTATCTGTTGCAGTACCTGACTCGCAAAATAATCTTCAGGCAACTTCTGTTCGAGGATGCCAAGTCCAACCGTTGCAGGTTGGTGTAAGGTTTTGAGTTTTGCCTTGTAATCCACATACAGTTTGTTGTACAGGCTCCGCGCTTCTCCATAAAACTGACGCACCTTTTTGTTCGCTTCTTTAAGCGTATCAATATCTACTTCAAATTCTGTTTTGTACATGATAGCGTTTCGTGAGGCATTTAGGAACTCAAATAAACTTTTTTCCTCATCGGCATTTGGATTGATAATATCATCAAGGGACGGCGCAAAATCTGCAACCCATCTGTACTGACCAAATAAGTCCTGCCCGCCTTTTAGCCCTTCCCCATGTAATTCAGAGATCATCATGTATATAAAGCGCAAGCCCTGATGCAGCGCATAGACGGCTTCAAGGTAGCTTTCGTTTTGCATATAATCGCTGTACAAACGCAGGTACGCATCAATGGCGTAAATCATTTCGCCCGTGCGTTTTCGGAGGCGGTATGTGTGATACTTGGTTTTAAGTTTCACAGGGTAAAAAACCTTTGCTTCAGGCAGGCAGTACACAAGGTTCTCTGCATTGCAATGCATTATAAAATAAGGGAATCCTTTTTTATAAGCATGTTCTACCCAATGACCGCTAAAATACTTAAACACGATATCAGGGTGGTCATCCGCCAGTTTACTATCATGCAGCGCATCGTCGTCCTGGGCATTATTATCGCTCATGATAACTGACACCAGCGTTTTGTGTTCCAAGGGTGAAACATACACTGCATCGATGTGCAGAAAACTGACCAAATGATTAACGGCCTCTGTCAGTTCTTCGTGATTGGGAAAGGCCTTCGGGATTTTAATTTCATACTTCATAAACTCCATTTTTGCTGTGTAACATCAGTGAAAAAGCTTATTTTTGCTTATACACAGCAAGTAACAACCTCATAGTAGCGTACCGAACCACAGCGGGTTGTATGTTACCAGTTACAGTTAGTGTTTTACCAACTAAATATTTCTTACAGAATTTTGAATACCTTTGAGTTATGAGCACAGCAACTAAAAATCACATAGGAAGAAAGATTAGCCGCATACGTGAACTGCGTGGCATGAAGCAAGAAGCACTAGCCCAAGCTTTGGGAATAAGCCAGCAGGCGGTTTCTAATATAGAGAATAGCGATACTATTGAGGAAGCAAAATTGCAAGACGTAGCGAAAGCACTTGGTGTCACCGCTGAGGCAATAAAGAACTTTTCTGAAGAGGCTGCAATAAACTATTTTAATAATTTCAACGATAGTAGCGAAGGAACCTTTAATAATCACTGTACCTTTAATCCAATAGATAAAGTTGTTGAGTTATATGAAAGATTAGTTCAGGCTGAAAAAGATAAAGTAGCTTACTTGGAAAAATTGTTGAATAAATAATAAATGTTATTAAAATAGAAAGGCTGCCCTCGGCAGCCTTTCTATTTTGATTTTAAGCAAAACATTTGTTCGTCATATTCGTAATTAACTATATCACCAGATAAAATAAGTTGGATTACCTTCTCTATTATTTCAATAGGAGCCACAAACCATTCCCTTGGTGTATATCTTTTACCTTTGTCATCAAATAAATCCACGCTTAAACATACCTTACCAAAAAAGCGGTGTAATAGATTTTCAAATTTCTGAGGATTAAGATTATAACACTTGAAGGAACTTACCAAAACAACATCAGCCATTAAATAAGTCGGTTCTTTTGCCGCGTTCTTAATTCTTTCCTTTACATCAATAGTTGAATAACCTATTTTATATAAATCTTGTAAAGGTGCAATTTGTGAATGGGTAGATTTTGATTTTAATATGTATATCCAGCCTGTTTGTAAATCTTCTTCATTTACCATATTGGCATTATTAAATAATGCATTTTCATCAGTATCACTGCTATGTGTCACTACTTTGCCATTATTATAAAGTTGCTTAGCTAAAGACCTGTAAAGCATATTGCTTTCTGTGCCATTCTCAAATACACATCTGGTTCTTCCATCTTTTCTGATACGCTTACCTGTAGGCAACGTTTTATCTTCAGTTTCAATATCTACTTTTTCAAGTAAAAGCATTATCCCATCCATTACGTAAAAAGCTCCTTCTTGTAGATTATCTTCTTTAAATGCAACCAATTTTCGCTTACCTTCTCTAAGGTCTTTATGTATGAGCTTGAACATCGGTTCATAAGGTTCAAATTCTTTCAAAGGTTTTCTGCGGGCCACATAGTCTGGGTCTTCTCTGTCTCTTAAGGTAACATTCGTGAGCTTAAAAATAGATAATGTTTCATCTGTATCTAAAATACCCAAATCATCATCCTGTAAAATATCTTCCACTGATTTAATCTCTTCTTTTACTATACCCAGCAAATTAAATTTATCATAAGGCTTTAAGAGACCCTTCTTTTTTTCATCATTTCTAAATGTTTTTAATCTTGAAAGAAGCTTAAATTCAGTGACATTTGTTGCCTGAGGTTCACGTCTGTTCTTATCGAAAAATGTATTAATTTCCTCAAAAGACTCTATTAGTCTTTCATCTTCAGTTTTCACATTAGATTGCTTAGGGGTACTATTTAATATCCCTAATTCATCATCGTCAAATATATCCTGTAATGTCTTTTTCTTATTATCCATTTGCCATAGCTTTACGCTTCTGCTCTTTTAAGAATATTATTGCTTCAGCTAATCTCCGTTCTTGAGGGTCAAAAGCCTGTATACTTGGCTGCTCACCTGTGCGTGAAATCCAGTTTTTTATTTTAGGCCACAAAATTATAGCTTCTTCTTCTGTCATTTGTATTCGCGTGGCATCTATTGTTTCTTGAATAGCCTTAAATATAGATGCTGTAACAGATTTAGAAAGTATCTCAAATGCTTTTTGGAAAGGATTTATTTTATCTATGAGGTCAATATGTATATCATCAATATTTACAAAACTATCTGCCATCCTAATAAACCTCTTGTCTCCCTGCATTTCAATATGCCCATTTTTTATTACAGAGTCAATTACTACATGCTGACGTACTTCTTCAATTTCTTCATCAGTTAAGTCGGGATACGTCTCCTTTATTATTTTAGGTATAAGAACTTTATTTATCACTTCCGGATCGACATTCCCAGGCATAGCTTTAAGCATAGTGTCATCCTGCAATATGGTAGCTTTTAAATCATTTATATCAGATTCAATAATTTCTTTAACCCTTGTTGAAGAAGGTTGTTTAAAACCATTTATCCTGATAGTATTTTCATCATCTTCAGAAGTATCTTCTTCTTCATCAGGATATTTAGGTTTGAATTTAAAATTAGGGGCTAATACTTGTTCCATTAAAAGGGAAGCTGTAATGGCCTTCAGCATATTATTTACAGACAGTTTCACTTCGTCATTTTCAGCATCAGGCTGTGCAATGAGGTTAGTAAATTGAGCGTGGGACTTATTACTGCTGTCCCTCGTAGCCCTGCCAATAATCTGGATAATTTCAGT contains the following coding sequences:
- a CDS encoding DEAD/DEAH box helicase — protein: MHPGGDKSKVTSFLNFLNSDEQILICTHATLRFAFEAVDEKAFNEVVLAIDEFHHISADGDNRLGEVLRSVMSNSTAHVVAMTGSYFRGDSVPVLLPEDEAKFTKVTYNYYEQLNGYEYLKSLGIGYHFYQGRYTSAIDEILDENKKTIIHIPNVNAGESTKDKYEEVNRIIDSLGELDYQDPETGVMHVISKTTGKILKVADLVNDNQKERDKIQAYLRNVNSPEDIDIIIALGMAKEGFDWPFCEHALTIGYRGSLTEIIQIIGRATRDSSNKSHAQFTNLIAQPDAENDEVKLSVNNMLKAITASLLMEQVLAPNFKFKPKYPDEEEDTSEDDENTIRINGFKQPSSTRVKEIIESDINDLKATILQDDTMLKAMPGNVDPEVINKVLIPKIIKETYPDLTDEEIEEVRQHVVIDSVIKNGHIEMQGDKRFIRMADSFVNIDDIHIDLIDKINPFQKAFEILSKSVTASIFKAIQETIDATRIQMTEEEAIILWPKIKNWISRTGEQPSIQAFDPQERRLAEAIIFLKEQKRKAMANG
- a CDS encoding gliding motility-associated C-terminal domain-containing protein, coding for MTSKKLFQPFSKLWCVFFLLFAITATAQQPCTNTFVNTYTPSSGPVGTIISINGSGFNLGIGTSSVRFNGIQSPGYTVVSDSEILAAVPAGASTGTIRVTTNGCVATGGVFTVLTSACITPEIYISELYDHVPLSYGMIELTNPSSTTTIDFNGEYVLERFGDNFTDLTNPALVPDYTLILQGSIDPESTYNVVSRNNGGDPGCTARVDATMGSGINGNDVFRLKKNGVVIDISKAPSNAGYTVKRKSNTGIVAPTTAYRAADWDIVGMNCSDLGEPNGPPATGGPVVDVITQPQDYIVCAGGQATFSTVVAPAQGATYQWKMLVSGAWVNVTGANFSGATTAILTVNSVTSNLDDTQYYCVITTPGCTLITNAAQLEVTPAVNVTALPANPLTCTSTTGTLTVTAPLGAQYEYSIDGVTFQPGILFTLPSGSYTVTVRNTQGCTSISPVYTIGNAPAAPVAATALPTDPLACASTTGTLTVTAPLGAQYEYSIDGVTFQSGTLFTLPSGSYTVTVRNTQGCTSVSAPYVINPAPATPIAATALPTDPLTCASTTGTLTVTAPLGAQYEYSVDGVAFQPGILFTLPSGSYTITVRNTQGCTSVSQVYTIGNAPAAPIAATALPTDPLTCASTTGTLTVTAPLGTQYEYSIDGVTFQPGILFTLPSGSYTITVRNTQGCTSVSPVYTIGNAPAAPIAATAVPADPLTCASTTGTLTVTAPLGAQYEYSVDGVTFQSGTLFTLPSGSYTVTVRNTQGCISVSAPYVINPAPAAPIAATAVPADPLTCASTTGTLTVTAPLGAQYEYSIDGVAFQSGTLFTLPSGSYTITVRNTQGCISVSAPYVINPAPAAPIAATAVPANPLTCASTTGTLTVTAPLGAQYEYSVDGVTFQSGTLFTLPSGSYTVTVRNTQGCTSVSPVYVINPAPAGPLSPTATPVDPVCGTTSGTLIITAPLGAEYQYSVDGGAFQSGTIFSVNPGTHIVTVQNAQGCTSVSLPYVVNPAVPAPVAATATTIDATCASLSGLLTITAPLGSEYQYSVNGGAFQAGTSFTLPAGSYTITVQNTQGCTSVSPPVIINTSQAGAPQLTGAQGCRPTINGNNYILEGMSLNNSFDVANVQFEWRIAGQATVLGSDTTFNVTEYGVSNNIRTEDYPLVFELTVSTSGGCTDAYRFTVDGVFCDIPRGISPNNDNMNDRFDLTGLNVRKIEIFNRYGLEVYKRSDYSNEWFGQTNGGDELPTGTYYYVINMDNETKTGWVYVNRSN
- a CDS encoding helix-turn-helix domain-containing protein, with the protein product MSTATKNHIGRKISRIRELRGMKQEALAQALGISQQAVSNIENSDTIEEAKLQDVAKALGVTAEAIKNFSEEAAINYFNNFNDSSEGTFNNHCTFNPIDKVVELYERLVQAEKDKVAYLEKLLNK
- a CDS encoding GIY-YIG nuclease family protein, whose amino-acid sequence is MDNKKKTLQDIFDDDELGILNSTPKQSNVKTEDERLIESFEEINTFFDKNRREPQATNVTEFKLLSRLKTFRNDEKKKGLLKPYDKFNLLGIVKEEIKSVEDILQDDDLGILDTDETLSIFKLTNVTLRDREDPDYVARRKPLKEFEPYEPMFKLIHKDLREGKRKLVAFKEDNLQEGAFYVMDGIMLLLEKVDIETEDKTLPTGKRIRKDGRTRCVFENGTESNMLYRSLAKQLYNNGKVVTHSSDTDENALFNNANMVNEEDLQTGWIYILKSKSTHSQIAPLQDLYKIGYSTIDVKERIKNAAKEPTYLMADVVLVSSFKCYNLNPQKFENLLHRFFGKVCLSVDLFDDKGKRYTPREWFVAPIEIIEKVIQLILSGDIVNYEYDEQMFCLKSK